In a single window of the Candidatus Rhabdochlamydia sp. T3358 genome:
- a CDS encoding M24 family metallopeptidase — MIGLSEKEFFLKRVARLWEQLESSIEACLIEDSIDLYYLTGLSLSKGSLLLTRKKQLLLVDDRYFQSAVEKAVVAVERDSPIAWEEFFAHSSFKKIAFDSEKVSYERYLGLQKYHKDLVAYPNLLKNVRAIKDTVEIGKITMSAQLLRQGFTHICSLLKVGITEKELSKEFEIFCLQQGADGLAFEPIIAFGKNSAMPHYHSQNVALQSKDVVLIDIGVVVDHYHSDMTRVVFFEEPHLRLSYLYQIVKQAQKAALDLCAPGITLAELDLAAREVFRKHDLEPFFVHSLGHGIGLTTHEFPRISHQGKDSQVILQKNMVVTIEPGLYLPDIGGARYEDMILITEEGYRFFYPIDPDE; from the coding sequence ATGATTGGTTTAAGTGAAAAGGAATTTTTTTTAAAAAGAGTTGCTAGGTTATGGGAGCAGTTAGAGAGTTCTATAGAAGCGTGTTTGATTGAAGATTCGATAGACCTCTATTACTTGACCGGTTTATCCTTATCTAAAGGTTCTCTTTTATTGACTCGAAAAAAACAACTTCTGCTTGTAGATGATCGATATTTTCAATCAGCTGTAGAAAAAGCAGTTGTAGCCGTTGAAAGAGATTCTCCTATTGCTTGGGAAGAGTTCTTTGCGCATAGCTCATTTAAAAAAATAGCCTTTGATTCTGAGAAGGTGTCTTATGAGCGGTATCTTGGATTGCAAAAATATCACAAAGATCTCGTCGCTTATCCTAACTTGCTTAAAAATGTACGAGCGATCAAAGATACTGTTGAAATTGGAAAAATTACCATGAGTGCTCAACTCTTAAGGCAGGGCTTTACCCATATTTGTTCTCTTTTAAAAGTCGGGATTACAGAAAAAGAATTGTCTAAAGAATTTGAAATTTTCTGTCTGCAGCAAGGGGCAGATGGTTTGGCTTTTGAGCCCATTATTGCTTTTGGTAAAAATAGTGCAATGCCTCATTACCATAGTCAAAATGTTGCCTTGCAATCAAAAGATGTCGTTTTAATAGATATTGGTGTAGTTGTAGATCATTATCATTCTGATATGACACGAGTTGTTTTTTTTGAAGAACCGCACTTGCGACTTTCTTATTTATATCAGATTGTAAAGCAGGCTCAAAAAGCTGCTTTAGATCTTTGTGCTCCGGGGATCACACTTGCAGAACTTGATTTAGCTGCCCGCGAGGTATTTAGAAAACATGATTTAGAGCCCTTTTTTGTGCATAGTCTAGGTCATGGAATTGGTTTAACAACGCATGAGTTTCCTCGAATTTCTCATCAAGGCAAGGATTCTCAGGTGATTTTGCAAAAAAATATGGTTGTAACAATTGAACCAGGATTGTATCTACCAGATATTGGTGGAGCGCGATATGAAGATATGATTCTTATTACAGAAGAGGGATATCGGTTTTTTTATCCCATTGATCCAGACGAATAA